Within the Pygocentrus nattereri isolate fPygNat1 chromosome 28, fPygNat1.pri, whole genome shotgun sequence genome, the region CGGCCACCAGCCCATCAGGATGACCCCACTGGTCTGGTACCTGTGTTGTGCACTGGCCTATCCACCGTCACTAATCACAAAATATCAATCCTCCCATTCTCCTTAGTTCCTGCACAGATTTATAAAATTATccttttttgttcattcagGCCCCCCGGATGCATCGATCCCAGTTTCTCTAtccattccctctcttttttctttctggtgCTGAGGGACCACAGAGGACTGTACTCCAGTCCCATAACCCTCAGTGATTCCGATCCATGTCTGATGAAATGCTGAATCAACAGGGTGTGAGCCTCTTTTCCGTGTCTCAAATTGTGTCTGTGTTGGTACATGCGGGTAGCCAAGTTATTCTTGGTCTCACCCACATATTGTACATTACACTTAGAGCAATAAATTAAGTAGACACAATTTGAGACATCAGATTTTAGAGGTGGCCAGATTGAAAATAAGGTTTTAGTATTTGGGTTGGAAATCCAACGTTTTGGTTCAAATtccaaaatgttattaaatttagttttggTTTCCCGTAATGGGGGTAATTTAGTGTGCACCAATAGGTCCTTTAAATTTTTATTCTTACGATAGGCCGAGATTATCCTGTGATTATTCAGCATTCCATCAGACATGgtaaaattggtgaaattctctttcaattttttatttagatCCACACTCCCTTTCGAGAAGGTGGTGATCAATGGAATCATTTCTGtggtttccttctcttttttggacagATATCCCTCCAGGCATCCCCGAAGAAATGAACGGGAGTATCCGCGTCGTCTGAGGGCCTGAAAAAGGATTTCTTTTGCCGTCCAGAAATCCTCCTCCTGAGTGCAGATTCTGCGGAATCTCAGGAGTTGAGATTTAATAATCCCCCTAAAGGTGTGCTTAGGGTGATAGCTGGACTTAAACAGAAGGGCATGTGTATCTGTTTCCTTAAAGTAGACCTTGACATGAAGTTTATGGTCCTTTAGAAAACCATCACCTTTGTAGGTTACCGTGTCCAAAAAACTGACCTCTGTTTTGTGTAAGGTGTATTTAATCCCAATCGATTGATTAAATCGATTAAGATGGTCTGTGAACTGTATGAATTCTTCTTCTGTTCCAGGCCAGACCCCCCAGATGTCATCAAGGAATCTATAATAATAGAGAGGCTTGGTGTGCCACGCAGCAAGTGCCGCTTCCTCCCATCGGGCCATAAATATGTTGGCATATGATGGGGCAAACCTCTTCCCCATCGCAGTACCCTTGACCTGAAGGTAAAATTTGgagtcaaattcaaaatcattcTTAGTTAAATTTATTTCCAATAATTTTAGTAATAAATTGTCAGGTCTGCTTTTATCAGGGTATCGCGTGAACCACTCTTTCACCGCCTCCAGTCCCGCTGGAGTCTCTATGTTAGTATAGAGACTGTCTATATCCACGGTGAACAGGAGGCAGTCAGGTGGAAGGTGGATGTTCTTGATCTTATCTATGAAATCATATGTGTCCTTAATGTAGCTTGGGTGTCTGGTGCTAATTGGATTCAGAAAATGTTCTATGTATTCTGCTGTGGCGTAGGTCTCACTACCACAGTCAGATACAATGGGCCGGCCTGGTGGCATTTCAAAAGGAACACTCCAGGACAGAGGGTCCTTATGGATTTTAGGAAGGAGATAGAAGAACCTCTGACGTGGACTGTCAGGGCCCTTAAGGTAagtttcctgttttttgttaataaatCCTCCTTTCCGTAATTCTGCCAGGATATTGTGAACCTCTGGAACTGTTTTTAGGAAGATAGGTTCAGAGAGCTTCTTATAGTAATTTTCCTGATGTAATTGTCTCTCTGCTTCCCTCACATAGGCGTCCCTATCCATGATCACCGTGACACTTCCCTTATCAGCAGGTATTAGTATTAATATGCCTGATGGGCCTAAAGGTCCCTACTGTCTTTGGACCCACCACCACTGGTTCCATGGGAGGGTTCGGCAAGAGGCTCACCTCTCGTTCCTCTCTAGGAACACTGCCTAAGGGATCGACTGGTGAAATAATCTCATCCAGTACACTCCCTTTAGTCCTCACCATTGGAGTGAAGGGTATTTCAGGGCTTAATGCGGAGTCAGGTTCTGCCAGCAATCTCACCTGAGGGTCCTCATCGGTTCCCTGGGTGTGCGTGGGAGTGCTGCTCTCTGCATGCACCTCCACAATTGCTGGTGACAGACACAAGGACTCCCTCCGTGGCTCCTCAATAAGCGGCGGGTTCCTAGTCTCTTGTGTGTCAGCACAGGGCAGAATCTGGATTAAATCCAGACAGTCTTCCGTATGGGCGACTGCTGGATTTTTAATTGCAGACTCTCGTCTCTTGATTCTTTGTCGGGACTGTTTTCTGGGTGGACGAGGTGGCAGAGCGATAGGAAAAGGGGTTAAAGTTCCCCATGATGTGGACTGTGGCGAGGGAGTATCCACCCGCTGGGGCAAAGGTGGAAAATCCTCCTCATCTAGAGGAATCTCCTGCACTGAGGTCATATTTATCCCCTGTTCCTCCCTTACAGCCTCAGGTGTGCTTTGAAGTGTGGAAATAATTTTTCTACACTATTAACTGCATCCCCCATGTATTTCTTTGGGTACCTTTTTTGGTACCATCTAGTGGCGACCTCTAGTGCCTCTCTCATGTCCTGCACCCCCACCTTTATTAGCTCTGCTGTTTCCTGGCTAATGTGTGTTTGATAATGCTCTGTGAGTATGAGCCGTGTGGTGTAGGCCCAGTTTCTAGCATTTCCCTCTAACAAGATTCTGGTCTGGGGTGTTATGTTTGCTGGTTTCACCACTTTAGAAAGGTAAGCAGTTAGTCTGGAGAAGGTTGGGGGCTCTGTTTCAGCGTTAGCCGCAACCATCTCCATGTGGTGGTGAGACCGCATCAGATTAAATAAACTCCTCACCAGACCAGTAAATCTTTTGTAAGTAGCACTATTTTTgtcctgtgtgtttgtttgtgggtTAGCTagatttgtatttgtgttctttttgttgtgtttcctatttttgtgtttgttattttgttttgttctctgttttgCAGGTGCGGCACCCTGTTTGCCGCTTGGGTTTTGCAGTGCCGAAGCACTGTGGTTTTTGGTCCAGGTACGTATTGTATCCCGTTCCTGGGGTTTCGAAAAATTTACATTATTCCCACGGTTGGGAAAATGTGAGTAGCCGTATCTGTTTACAGGTCCCCGAACCCTTGTGATTTCAGGCGGAAAAGGCCGATAATCACGCCATTCAGGTCTCCTATACTGAGACCTGGGTCCACTGTCAGCCCGGAAAAACCGTACGTCAGGTCTGATCCAGTGGTAACGGGGCTCTCTCTCAGAAGACCTCATCCAGAATCGAGGTTCCTGTCttttaaattgcatattttgaCCAGGTCtatactgaaacatttttaaattttgagaTACAAGTCTGTTGTTGCAACGTTTCGGTTTTTAACAAAACCTTCTTCAGGCACAGACTTGTATAAAAAAATTGAGAATCTGTTTTTGTAGCAAAAGGTCTTTCCTACATAGAAAAGatacaaaaacatacaaaaacaaaaatccctttccaaaaagaattctcTTCTCGTATAGGGAGAGAGCTTTTACAAGGGAAAAATTTCAGGTCTGGCTCTTCCTAAGTAGGAAAAGTCAGATAAACTCAGTAGAGTAAACAgggaaaaccaaaaaaataaataaaaagaatatatatttttctctttaccaaaaagggagagagaattgAAGGAGGATTCAAATAATGCTCCTTCCCAAGTGGAGAGAAATGAGCTTTCCCCAAATagggaaaaaaactttaaatcaacaaagtaaattaaattaaatcaaattgaagtctgaaatgaaataaatcaaaagaaaGTTTAAAGTTGAAGCTCTAAAAAGAGCTTTTGTGGTCTTGTCTCAGGAGAAAGGTAGAGAAGTAGATGACTGTCTGTCCGTGTCTCTCTCCGAGTGGATCTGGCTGTGTAATGTGAGTCCTACTCAGCTCCTTGCTCAGCTCTGTTGTAGGACCGCCCCTAGTTGACCGTTTGAAATTTTAAACGATGCTCTCCGTCATCTGTGTTGTTCGACCGCCATCTAGTGGCCGTTGGAGGTTATTAAATTAGGTCCTTTTTCTGATGAGCAGAAAAGGCTCCTTTTCACCtaatcttttctctttttagtgaaaaataaggagaaataaggaaaaataaTTACATAGAAAGATGAAAGATCATTAAAggtaatgtttaaatgtttttaaagtagatgttaatatattaatttggaagataatatttaatttatgtcTCCTATTTTAATCCATTGTTTTTAGAGGTCAATTGCTATTATATTTATGAATGAATGTTCTATGTTCCTAAACTATATGAAGTTTCTTTTTTATGGAAATGCCCATTGAAATTTAAACCATtaagtaaataattatttttttaaaaaaatgtccaaTGTGTTTTAATTTGACCCTTTGAGATTTTTCTTGTTCCAGGAAAAGGAAGAGACAAGGGAGAGATGGCATTCTTCTGTAATCCAATGACTGTAGATGGCACTGGCTGGATTAGGGTATTTAGGATTTAGGGCTATGGCCACAAGGGACTAAGAACTAAgtttggggttaaggttaggtttaaggcaagggcagggttaagattaggttttgggtctaATGTTTATAGTTAAGTTTCTTTTGGGactagggttaagattaggttaggtttagggttaggttttaggtttaagggtaGATTTAATTCCagattaggttaggttttagggctagtgttttgggattagggttaaggttaggtttagggttaggttttaggtttaagggcagatttaatttcaggttaggttaggttttagggctatcgttttaggattagggttaaggttaggtttagggttaggttttaggtttaagggcagatttgatttcaggttaggttaggttttagggctagcattttgggattagggttaaggttaggtttagggttaggttttaggtttaggggcagatttaatttcaggttctttttttggggggaattggggggggggggttagggttagggttagggttaggttaggtttaaagttcagggttctaaaccctgagtatccgatgccctcgaaAAAAATCAGGGGTCATCGTTAtgcacgggccgacctcttacaaaccatcaggctcagaaatcatctcatcaggtctcatgtccacaacggtgctaaatcacactcagtaattgggttttggggtgtagtataaattaaattaattttattacctaaaatatgttatgattaaaagagtaaatgaagaaattttaggacacatcatcagtagtgtacctcagagtcatcaggtgtttcagcctttaaacactatacaccttcatccgaggcggccagccatagggtgatcatgcccaggcttgtgtcccatgtccaattaaattattttatttattaattattaacctctaggttGAAGTTAGGTTTAAAATTttacagttagggtaataaaaattagggttaataggttatggttagggtaataaaaattagggttaattggttatggttagggtaataaaaattagggttaattggttatggttagggtaataaaaattaggagtaattggttatggttaggttaaggttagggttaagatttaggtttacGGTTAGtctaaggttaagattagggttagggttagggttagggttagttagggttagggttagggttagggtttagggttagggtttagggttagggttagggttagggttgggtttagggttagggtttagggttagggttagggttagggttagggtttagggttagggttagggttagggtttagggttagggttagggttagggttaggttagggttagggttagggttagggtttagggttagggttagggtttagggttagggttagggttagagttagggtttagggttagggttagggttagggtttagggtatttaggatagggttagggttagggttagggttagggtttgggttagggttagggttaggggttaggggttagggttagggttagggttaggtttaaagttcagggttataaaccctgagtatccgatgccctcgaagaaaatcaagggtcatcgttgtgcacgggccgacctcttacaaaccatcaggctcagaaatcatctcatcaggtctcatgtccacaacggtgctaaatcacactcagtaattgggttttggggtgtagtataaattaaattaattttattacctaaaatatgttatgactaaagaagtaaatgaagaaattttaggacacatcatcagtagtgtacctcagagtcatcaggtgtttcagcctttaaacactatacaccttcatccgaggcggccagccatagggtgatcatgcccaggcttgtgtcccatgtccaattaaattattctatttattaattattaacctctaggttatggttagggtaataaaaattagggttaattggttatagttagggtaataaaaattagggttaattagttatagttagggtaataaaaattagggttaattggttatatttagggtaataaaaattagggttaatgggttatggttagggtgaggttaaggttagggttaagatttaggtttatggttagtctaaagtta harbors:
- the LOC119262653 gene encoding uncharacterized protein LOC119262653, which gives rise to MKKWQFTGLAATHMENGKQCSCTWNLQQELLHYSCRQEPRFWMRSSEREPRYHWIRPDVRFFRADSGPRSQYRRPEWRDYRPFPPEITRVRGPVNRYGYSHFPNRGNNVNFSKPQERDTIRTWTKNHSASALQNPSGKQGAAPAKQRTKQNNKHKNRKHNKKNTNTNLANPQTNTQDKNSATYKRFTGLVRSLFNLMRSHHHMEMVAANAETEPPTFSRLTAYLSKVVKPANITPQTRILLEGNARNWAYTTRLILTEHYQTHISQETAELIKVGVQDMREALEVATRWYQKRYPKKYMGDAVNSVEKLFPHFKAHLRL